One stretch of Natronolimnobius baerhuensis DNA includes these proteins:
- a CDS encoding Lrp/AsnC ligand binding domain-containing protein translates to MRHTYTLVSTSAGMSEAVCRTLRETDGVVDAFVIAGDFDIMVELEGDDSHAVLSTVTKRIRPLEGVGTTRTYVCLE, encoded by the coding sequence ATGAGACACACATACACACTGGTCAGCACCTCGGCTGGAATGTCCGAAGCTGTGTGTCGAACGCTCCGTGAGACTGACGGGGTTGTCGACGCATTCGTCATCGCGGGCGACTTCGATATCATGGTCGAACTCGAGGGAGACGACTCCCACGCTGTCCTTTCGACGGTTACAAAACGCATTCGACCGCTCGAGGGCGTCGGAACAACGCGGACATATGTTTGTCTCGAGTGA
- a CDS encoding DJ-1/PfpI family protein, whose translation MTDTTAEIVLFEGFDELDAIGPYEVFENAAQAGASLETDLVTLEETDLVTASHGLRVEPDGTLGEPDLLVVPGGGWTTADGGVRAAVDDGVLPEAVDETYTKGATVASVCTGAMIFAEAGLLEGRPATTHDVALEDLAETATVVDERVVDDGDILTAGGVTSGIDLALWLVEREFGADIADAVSDEMAHDRRGSVFA comes from the coding sequence ATGACCGATACAACCGCCGAGATCGTTCTTTTTGAGGGGTTCGACGAACTCGATGCAATCGGCCCCTACGAGGTCTTCGAGAACGCGGCGCAGGCTGGCGCATCGCTCGAGACGGATCTGGTCACGCTCGAGGAGACCGATCTCGTGACGGCGAGTCACGGTCTCCGGGTCGAACCGGATGGGACACTGGGCGAGCCTGACCTCCTCGTCGTTCCCGGTGGTGGGTGGACGACCGCGGATGGTGGCGTTCGCGCGGCGGTCGACGACGGCGTGCTCCCTGAAGCAGTCGATGAAACCTATACCAAGGGCGCGACCGTTGCGTCGGTCTGTACGGGGGCGATGATCTTCGCCGAGGCTGGCCTGCTCGAGGGCCGGCCTGCCACAACCCACGATGTCGCACTCGAGGACCTCGCAGAGACCGCGACGGTGGTCGACGAGCGCGTCGTCGACGACGGCGACATCCTGACTGCGGGTGGCGTCACGTCGGGGATTGATCTGGCACTGTGGCTCGTCGAACGCGAGTTCGGCGCAGATATTGCGGATGCAGTCAGCGACGAGATGGCTCACGACCGGCGCGGTTCGGTCTTTGCCTGA